The DNA region GATGGTCTCGACGCACCAGGAGCCGGCCCTGGCCATCGATGCCCTCGGCCCGGCCACTGAAGTCTTCATTGGCGGCCCGGCGGATCTCGACGGTTCGTCCGGCCAGCGCATCAAAGTCTTGCCAGGCAGGCAGAAACGCCTCGAATCCGTCACGGTCCAGGCGTGGCAGATCGGTTTCGAGACGGCTCAGAATGCTTCCGGCCAGCCGGTTGCGCATCGAAGCGTTCGTGTGCTCGGACAGTCCAGTAACCGGTTGATCCAGGGCAGTGCCGGCTGGCCGGTGGCAGTTGATGCCGATGCCGATAATGGCCCGGCACGGACCTTCGGCGGCACCGTTGACCTCGACCAGGCAGCCGCCGAGCTTGGCATCGCCAATGACCAGGTCGTTGGGCCACTTGACGCGAATGCCATCGATACCGAGGGAGCGGATGGCGCTGGCCGCGGCCAGGCCCACCACCAGGCTCAGAGGGGCCAGGCCGGCCAGGCCCGATGAGAACTCCCAGCCCAGAGACAGGTACAGCCCACCGGGCGGCGATTGCCAATCTCGACCGCGCCGGCCGCGACCGGCCTTCTGGGCCTCGGCGACAATGGCGCGGGCATGCACATTCCTGCTGTCGGCCAGCCGGGAATTGGTGGAATCGACCGCGCCGACCACTTCAAGCTGGATGCGCGATGGCCCGAGGTGCTCGCGGATCAGCGCCGGATCGAGCAACTCGATGGCCTGGTCGAGCCGGTAGCCATCACCGGCGGTGCCGGCAACGGCCAGGCCAAGCTGGCGCAAAGACTGTATGCGTTTCCACACCGCGGCGCGGCTGATGCCCAGCTCCTCGGCCAGTGCCGCGCCGTTGTGGCGCTGGCCGTCGGCCAGGCGGATATAGAGTTCCTGGATTTCAGGGCTCATTGGACGACCGGTGGTTCTTTCGTCGGCGCATCAGACGCACCTTGTCGAAGCGGTGTTCCGAGCCGCTGAGCAGGCGAGCCAGGTTGCCGCGATGGGTATAGATCAGCAACACCGCCAGGGCGATGGCCAGCCCGCCCAGCGCCGGTGGCACGGGGTCTGGTCCCAGCAGCCACATCGCCGGAACAAGGCTCAGCCCGGCCAGAACGGTGGCCAGGCCGACATAGCCGGTGCCAAGTATCGTGACCACCCAGACCAGCAGAAGCGGCGCCAGGCACCAGGGTGCGACGATGGCCACAACGCCCACGGCGGTGCCGGCTCCCTTGCCGCCACGGAACCGGAAGTAGACCGGCCAGACATGTCCGAGTACCGCGGCCAGCCCGGCTGCAGCCGCCAGACTGGCCAAGTCCATGTTCACCGGCAGGACCAAAGCCACGATAGCCGGCGCCAGCCCGGCGGCGACGATTCCCTTGCCCACGTCGATCAGCACCACGCCCAGGGCAAAGCGCCAGCCGACCGTCCGCAAGGCGTTGGTGCCGCCGGCATTGCCCGATCCGAGCTGGCGGATGTCGATGTCGCGCAGCCGCCCCAGCAGCAGGCTGCCGGAAATCGAACCGAGCAGGTAGCCCAGGGCCACGGCCATCAGCACTTCAGGCATTGCGCCGCTCCGGGGGATGCCAGGGATGCATGCCGACAATCAGGGTGCCCGGTCCGGCGTGGGCGCCTACCGCCGGACTGGCCTCGACGATCCAGCAGGCATCCACCTGCGGACGGGCGGCCAGGATTTGTTGCCGAAGTTGCCGGGCATCACTCTCGGCGTTGGTGTGACTGATGATCATGCGATAGGTTTTCCGGGCCTCCATGCGTTTGATGAGGTAGCGCCCGAACCGTTCGACGGCACGGCCACGCCCGGCGATCACGCCGCGCGCACCCAGGCGACCGTCCGCGGTGGCCGACAGTACCGGGTTGAGTCCGAGCCGGCGTGCCAGTTTTTCCATCCAGGGTTTGATCCGTCCGCCGCGCACGCCCCAGGACAGGTCTCGCGCCAGTGCGAAGGTCTTGAACTGGCCGATGGTTTCTTCCAGGCGGGTGCGGATGGCAATCCGTTCCCAGCCGCGCTCGGCCGCCTCGGCCGCCCAGAGCACCGCCAGCGCCTGGCCGCAGGCCGCATTGCGAGTGTCGACAATTTCGACACGCGCCGGGTCGACCCGCTCGGCTGCCGACTCGGCGGCCTGCAGCGTGCCGCTGAGGCGGCGTGACAGCTGCACGCCCAGCACATCCAGTCCGTGCGAGGTGAGCAGTTCGAACTGGCGCCGGAAATCCGCCGGGGGCGGCTGGGAGGTGCGCGGATGGGTGTCGCTTTCGGCGAGGCGCTTGTAGAACTCGGCCGGGCTCATGGTGAGCTTGTCGAGAAACTCCTCGTCGCCGAAACTCAGCCGCACGGGAACGACATGAATGCCGAGCCGGTCGATCTCCTCTTCGGGCAGGTCGGCGGCCGAATCGGTGACGATGGCGACCTGGCCCGAATGGTTCATCAGGCCGTGCTGGCGGGTCATGTCGTCGGCCTTCTGCTGGCGAATCTCGCCGAACTCGCCGCAGACGCGAAAGACTTCCCCGGGACGATCGGTATGGATGTGGACCCGGGCCCGCCGGTGTCCGCCGGCGACCACTAGGGAGTCGGCGTCCTGTTCCATGAGTTGCTTGCGCAGGCGATCGACATCGATGCCGTCGCCTTCGATCAGGCATTCGGTGCAGAAGCGATGCTGTTCGGGGGCGCCGTGACTGCCGGCCGCGGCCACCGGCTGCATGCCCTCGCGATGTTCGCTTTCCGGGACCTCGGGGATCTGTCCACTGCGCATGTAACGCCAGACGCCATCGAGCAGGTCGACAAACCCCTGGGCACCGGCATCGACCACACCAGCATCCTTGAGCACGGCAAGCTGCTCGGGCGTGGCGGCCAGCGAGCGGTGGGCGCGCATGAGCCCCTGGCGAAACATCTCGCGGATGTCGTCGACGCCATCGGCGGCCAGCCGGTTGAGCTCGTCGGCGAAGTCTTCCAGCACGGTCGGCAGGGTGCCGGGTACGGGTTCGGCCATGGCACTCCAGGCCGAACGTGCGCCGGCCGTGGAGACCCGCGCAAAGCGATTCGAGTCGAGCACCTGAAAATCACGGCTGCAATCGCTCAGGCCCTGAAAGTATTGGGCCATGATCGCCCCGGAATTGCCGCGGGCACCGTCCAGGGCGGCATCGGCGATCTGGGAAAGCAGTTCGGGCAGGCTGCGATGATCACGGTCGAGCAGTACCTTGCGCACACTGGCCAGGGTGAAGGCCAGGTTGGTGCCGGTGTCGCTATCGGCCACCGGAAAGACATTGATGGCATTGATGTGATCGCGCCGCCGAAACACATTGGCGATGCCGGCCAGCAGGGCCTGCTCGAAGCGGGCTGCGTCGATATGCGAAATGACCCGGGTCACCGTTCGAGCGTTCAGTCTTCGACCAGGTCGCGTACCTGCGAGGCGGTAAAGGGCCAGGTCAGCTTCTCGCCCGTATCAGGATTGAACAGGACCGGGATCTGGGTGGCGTAGCGTTCGAGCAGTTCAATATCGGTTTCGATGTCGACCAGTTCGTACCGGCTGCCGAAGCCGCCTTCGGCCAGCAGTGCCTGTGCCTTGTCGCAGAGGCCGCAGTCCGGCCGCGTGTAGAGCTTGAGCGTCATGGGTACAACCCGATTTTCTTGCGGTGGCCAAGTATTCCATTGTAGCGGCTGCGGGTCCAGTCGCGGGCAGATCGGAGTGCGCGTAGAATGACGCTTTCATACAGCACTTTCTGGATCGCAACGCATGGCAGTCAGTATCTTTGACCTGTTCAAGATCGGTATTGGTCCGTCCAGTTCGCATACGGTGGGACCGATGCGCGCCGCCGGCATCTTCCTGAAGCGTCTCGAGGAGGCCGGCTGCCTGGAGAAAGTGGCCCGTCTCAAGGTGGGCCTCTACGGTTCGCTGGGTCATACGGGCCGGGGCCACGGCACCGACAAGGCCGTGATCCTGGGACTGGAGGGAGAAGTGCCTGACCAGGTCGACCCGGATCACGTCCCCGCGCGCCTGGCCGAATTCGAAAAGAGTGGACGGCTGCGCCTGGCCGGACGGCACGAAATCGAAGTGAATGAGCGCAAGGATCTGGTCTTTCACAAGCGCGAGACCCTGCCGCATCATCCCAACGGCATGCGCTTCACGGCTTTCGATGGCGACGGCAATGAGCTGCTACAGGGCGAGTACTACTCTGTTGGCGGTGGTTTCGTGGTCAATGCCGACGAGGCCGCGGCTGATCGCATCGTGGCCGACGATACCCCCATGCGATATCCGTTTTCCTCCGGCGACGAGTTGCTGGCCATCTGTCGCGACAATGACCTGCGCATCGCCGAGGTGATGATGGAGAACGAGAAGGCCTGGCGCAGCGAGGCCGAGGTCCGCGACGGCCTGCTGACCATCTGGCAAGCGATGCAGGACTGTGTCGATCGAGGCATTCGCCAGAGCGGGTATCTCCCGGGTGGTCTGAAGGTCAGTCGCCGGGCCCCTGAGCTCTACCGCAAGCTCAACGAGCGCGCGGAAAAGGATGATCTCGACCAGCTCGACTGGATCAACCTTTACGCGCTGGCCGTCAACGAGGAGAATGCCGCCGGTGGACGGGTGGTCACCGCGCCCACCAACGGGGCGGCGGGCATCATTCCGGCGGTGTTGCACT from Wenzhouxiangella sp. AB-CW3 includes:
- a CDS encoding DegV family protein gives rise to the protein MTRVISHIDAARFEQALLAGIANVFRRRDHINAINVFPVADSDTGTNLAFTLASVRKVLLDRDHRSLPELLSQIADAALDGARGNSGAIMAQYFQGLSDCSRDFQVLDSNRFARVSTAGARSAWSAMAEPVPGTLPTVLEDFADELNRLAADGVDDIREMFRQGLMRAHRSLAATPEQLAVLKDAGVVDAGAQGFVDLLDGVWRYMRSGQIPEVPESEHREGMQPVAAAGSHGAPEQHRFCTECLIEGDGIDVDRLRKQLMEQDADSLVVAGGHRRARVHIHTDRPGEVFRVCGEFGEIRQQKADDMTRQHGLMNHSGQVAIVTDSAADLPEEEIDRLGIHVVPVRLSFGDEEFLDKLTMSPAEFYKRLAESDTHPRTSQPPPADFRRQFELLTSHGLDVLGVQLSRRLSGTLQAAESAAERVDPARVEIVDTRNAACGQALAVLWAAEAAERGWERIAIRTRLEETIGQFKTFALARDLSWGVRGGRIKPWMEKLARRLGLNPVLSATADGRLGARGVIAGRGRAVERFGRYLIKRMEARKTYRMIISHTNAESDARQLRQQILAARPQVDACWIVEASPAVGAHAGPGTLIVGMHPWHPPERRNA
- a CDS encoding L-serine ammonia-lyase, whose amino-acid sequence is MAVSIFDLFKIGIGPSSSHTVGPMRAAGIFLKRLEEAGCLEKVARLKVGLYGSLGHTGRGHGTDKAVILGLEGEVPDQVDPDHVPARLAEFEKSGRLRLAGRHEIEVNERKDLVFHKRETLPHHPNGMRFTAFDGDGNELLQGEYYSVGGGFVVNADEAAADRIVADDTPMRYPFSSGDELLAICRDNDLRIAEVMMENEKAWRSEAEVRDGLLTIWQAMQDCVDRGIRQSGYLPGGLKVSRRAPELYRKLNERAEKDDLDQLDWINLYALAVNEENAAGGRVVTAPTNGAAGIIPAVLHYYRRFVPGSNEEGVLEFLLTAGAIGILYKENASISGAEVGCQGEVGVACSMAAGGLTAARGGDMSQVENAAEIGMEHNLGLTCDPVAGLVQIPCIERNAMGSVKAVNATRMALAGDGKHRVSLDKVIKTMRDTGRDMKSKYKETSRGGLAVNVIEC
- a CDS encoding biotin--[acetyl-CoA-carboxylase] ligase; protein product: MSPEIQELYIRLADGQRHNGAALAEELGISRAAVWKRIQSLRQLGLAVAGTAGDGYRLDQAIELLDPALIREHLGPSRIQLEVVGAVDSTNSRLADSRNVHARAIVAEAQKAGRGRRGRDWQSPPGGLYLSLGWEFSSGLAGLAPLSLVVGLAAASAIRSLGIDGIRVKWPNDLVIGDAKLGGCLVEVNGAAEGPCRAIIGIGINCHRPAGTALDQPVTGLSEHTNASMRNRLAGSILSRLETDLPRLDRDGFEAFLPAWQDFDALAGRTVEIRRAANEDFSGRAEGIDGQGRLLVRRDHRVQALGSGEVSVRGR
- a CDS encoding glutaredoxin family protein produces the protein MTLKLYTRPDCGLCDKAQALLAEGGFGSRYELVDIETDIELLERYATQIPVLFNPDTGEKLTWPFTASQVRDLVED
- the plsY gene encoding glycerol-3-phosphate 1-O-acyltransferase PlsY, translating into MPEVLMAVALGYLLGSISGSLLLGRLRDIDIRQLGSGNAGGTNALRTVGWRFALGVVLIDVGKGIVAAGLAPAIVALVLPVNMDLASLAAAAGLAAVLGHVWPVYFRFRGGKGAGTAVGVVAIVAPWCLAPLLLVWVVTILGTGYVGLATVLAGLSLVPAMWLLGPDPVPPALGGLAIALAVLLIYTHRGNLARLLSGSEHRFDKVRLMRRRKNHRSSNEP